A single window of Nitrospirota bacterium DNA harbors:
- a CDS encoding tryptophan--tRNA ligase (catalyzes a two-step reaction, first charging a tryptophan molecule by linking its carboxyl group to the alpha-phosphate of ATP, followed by transfer of the aminoacyl-adenylate to its tRNA) has product MSLERQERILTGMRPTGPLHLGHYVGALENWVNLQDKYDS; this is encoded by the coding sequence ATGAGTCTTGAAAGACAAGAAAGAATATTGACAGGTATGCGACCCACAGGTCCTTTGCATCTTGGTCATTATGTTGGAGCGTTAGAAAACTGGGTCAATCTTCAGGATAAGTATGATAGTT